In Prunus dulcis chromosome 2, ALMONDv2, whole genome shotgun sequence, a single genomic region encodes these proteins:
- the LOC117618105 gene encoding uncharacterized protein LOC117618105 — protein sequence MGTTSVPTFLSEEGVPFGRQAGASPALPPCTPFGNAPSTQTTAEAELMVQIASLRKDMARLQEHNNLLSSKVDKTQQLLHQQPTQNIQITHSSESLGTRHRRRYGKAARATPAPSKQLVVPTPRDQPHVPKKVYTDCRHRLNDREAEKQRSPIRISARLRESRMNALEDKSPIRKVRGLDPAEESASEYIPSNTQTSTYRSAPTQYSEDHSVSPRRRSEDYGSEEIPSRYPVVRLLFQKVRKMENDKAHSQEPEWGKLRPGPFTRRIRRSRQDREVQPLRIPFYTGTEDPLTHLHSFQSAIGCKGLSDEGQCLLFPSSLTEAALNWFYRLEPETVDSFDELKQIFLSHFMIQTDRLYSADDLYTIRQREDEPLREYAARFSHEYSSSNWRTYDELMKQAAVHAKAEYFNSKPSASARREDAEPNAYSAKAPSYEKADSYSAGHKRKDNRADRRDQPKKGKGRYGRNDNRGPLPNRDHGNEHNSHNTEDCISLRKIVERLIREGKLDQYIARQPPAPVPNPTRQINMISTISGGPTVAGMSHRSMKQYVRAAQFPQVLGIEVNRFQEIPKVHWEPITFCQEEEEGILYPHDDPMIIRAEIADYDVGRVLIDTGSSVSVFFAEAFREMGINDNQVDR from the exons GGCTGGAGCCAGCCCAGCGctacccccatgcactccctTCGGGAACGCCCCCTCAACCCAAACAACCGCTGAAGCCGAGCTAATGGTCCAAATCGCGTCCCTGCGGAAGGACATGGCCAGGCTTCAGGAACACAACAACCTTCTGTCGTCCAAAGTGGACAAAACCCAGCAGCTGCTGCACCAGCAGCCCACGCAGAACATCCAGATAACTCACTCTTCCGAGAGTTTGGGAACCCGTCATAGGAGGAGGTACGGAAAGGCAGCAAGGGCAACGCCCGCGCCTTCCAAACAGTTGGTGGTGCCGACACCACGGGATCAACCACATGTCCCTAAGAAGGTCTACACCGATTGCCGACACCGGCTTAATGATCGGGAGGCAGAGAAACAGAGGTCTCCGATCAGGATTAGCGCTCGGCTAAGGGAATCCCGAATGAACGCCTTAGAAGACAAGTCGCCCATTCGGAAAGTCAGAGGACTGGACCCCGCAGAAGAGTCGGCGTCTGAGTACATCCCCTCCAATACGCAAACTTCCACCTACCGTTCGGCACCAACTCAATACTCGGAGGATCACTCTGTGAGCCCGCGACGACGCTCGGAAGACTATGGTTCCGAGGAAATTCCAAGCCGATATCCTGTTGTCCGACTCCTTTTTCAGAAAGTCCGGAAGATGGAAAACGACAAGGCTCACTCCCAGGAACCGGAAtggggaaagcttcggccCGGGCCGTTCACGAGACGCATCCGACGCTCTCGACAAGATCGGGAAGTGCAGCCCTTGCGCATACCATTCTACACTGGTACCGAAGATCCCTTGACCCATCTTCATTCATTTCAGTCTGCCATCGGATGCAAGGGTCTGAGCGACGAGGGGCAGTGTCTGCTATTCCCATCATCACTTACCGAAGCagccctgaattggttctaccGTTTGGAGCCGGAAACGGTAGATTCTTTTGACGAGCTAAAGCAAATATTCCTTAGtcacttcatgatccaaacggacCGTCTTTACTCTGCCGACGATCTGTACACGATTCGACAGAGAGAAGATGAGCCATTGAGAGAGTATGCGGCGCGTTTCAGTCACGAGTACTCGAG cagcaactggcgcacgtaTGATGAGCTGATGAAGCAAGCAGCGGTACACGCCAAGGCCGAAtacttcaactcaaaacccAGCGCTTCAGCACGCCGAGAGGATGCAGAGCCAAACGCTTATTCGGCGAAGGCGCCATCCTACGAAAAGGCCGACTCATATTCGGCGGGCCATAAGCGGAAAGACAACCGTGCCGATCGAAGAGATCAgccaaagaaagggaaagggcGGTATGGTCGCAACGACAACCGAGGACCCCTGCCCAACCGTGACCACGGCAACGAG cacaacagccacaacACGGAAGATTGTATAAGTCTGAGAAAGATTGTGGAGCGGCTGATCCGAGAGGGGAAACTGGACCAGTATATCGCCCGGCAGCCACCGGCGCCGGTGCCGAACCCCACtcggcagataaacatgataaGCACTATCAGCGGTGGACCTACCGTTGCGGGGATGAGCCACCGTTCGATGAAACAGTATGTGCGTGCCGCGCAGTTTCCTCAGGTGCTCGGAATAGAGGTGAATCGGTTCCAGGAAATACCAAAAGTTCATTGGGAGCCGATCACATTTtgccaagaagaagaagagggaatcctCTATCCCCACGACGACCCGATGATCATCCGAGCTGAAATTGCCGATTACGATGTAGGGCGAGTGCTGATCGATACCGGGAGCTCCGTGAGCGTATTCTTTGCTGAAGCTTTTAGAGAGATGGGAATAAATGACAACCAAGTCGACCGGTAG
- the LOC117618106 gene encoding uncharacterized protein LOC117618106 → MRTEVEKLQTIGFIWEATYPVWLANSVMVRKSTGGWRMCQDYTDLNKACPKDSFPLPRIDQLVDATAGHELLSFMDAYSGYNQIFMHPPDSEHTAFITDKGLYCYNVMPFGLKNAGATYQRLVNKIFADYRMRLNPKKCAFGVSSGKFLGFMISQRGIEANPEKIKAIIDMQRPKTTKDIQSLTGRVAALTRFISKATDKCVPFFKALKGGKRDITWTAECDNAFQDLKNYMSKAPLLSKPLPGEILYLYLSVSGTAVSSVLIRKPKQAELPIFYVSKALQSAELRYPPLEQLALALVVSARRLRPYFQAHGIKVLTNQPLRQVLQKPEISGRLIKWAIELGEFDIQFVPRPAEKGQAVADFISELTPATVRPTSEAITETILPDQTDAERLDTSTPVWGLHVDGSANQQGCGAGLVLTTPDGLKIEYALRFDFRTSNNEAEYEALLAGLRLAKSMNAKQIRIHSDSQLIVNQVTAEFAAKDASMYAYLSTAHQLLQSFQAYEIKQIPRGENSHADALARLASAINDKVGRKVPVEILAQPSVVASELCAVRYEDTWMSDIYLYLTNGTLPEDKAQARKLRYRSARYTVINDVLYKRGYTTPYLKCLTAEQGDYVLREIHNGVCGDHSGSRSLAYKVFRQGYFWPTMHQDANTLVKKCDKCQRFGNVPHIPAEPLTPILDKAKRAWPEKLPEALWAIRTSYRTSTGETPFSLAFGSEAVVPVEIGEPSYRTEAFAPKQNEEAMSLSLDLLEEHRAQANLRNEAYKQRVSRYYDSRVRPRSFRIGGWVMRKVSLVTKDTTEGTLGPSWEGPYEVIGILRSGPYRLRGSNGKALGHPWNVEHLKYYYK, encoded by the exons ATGCGGACGGAGGTcgaaaaactccaaaccatCGGCTTCATCTGGGAGGCAACATATCCGGTATGGCTGGCAAATTCCGTCATGGTAAGAAAGTCCACAGGCGGGTGGCGAatgtgccaagactatacCGATCTCAACAAAGCCTGCCCGAAGGACAGCTTTCCGTTGCCACGGATAGACCAGCTCGTGGATGCTACTGCCGGCCACGAACTGCTGAGCTTTATGGAtgcctactccggctataaccagatattcatgcaccctccCGACAGCGAACATACCGCATTCATAACGGACAAAGGGTTGTACTGCTataatgtcatgccgttcggtcTGAAGAACGCAGGGGCAACATATCAAAGGCTCgtcaacaaaatcttcgccg ATTATCGGATGAGGCTGAACCCGAAGAAATGCGCCTTCGGTGTATCTTCCGGGAAATTCCTCGGCTTCATGATCAGTCAGAGGGGGATCGAAGCGAATCCcgagaaaataaaagcaatcaTCGATATGCAGAGGCCGAAAACGACGAAGGACATCCAGAGCCTTACCGGACGCGTGGCCGCCCTGACCCGCTTCATATCGAAGGCTACCGATAAATGTGTACCGttcttcaaagccttgaaaggGGGCAAACGGGATATCACATGGACTGCCGAATGCGATAACGCATTTCAAGACTTGaagaactacatgagcaaagCCCCTTTGTTGTCAAAACCGCTGCCTGGAGAAATTCTCTACCTATACCTTTCGGTATCCGGAACTGCCGTCAGCTCGGTATTGATTCGGAAACCTAAACAGGCAGAGTTACCAATTTTCTATGTCAGCAAGGCACTCCAGAGTGCTGAACTTCGGTACCCACCATTAGAGCAGCTGGCTCTAGCCCTTGTTGTCTCGGCACGAAGACTTCGGCCATACTTCCAGGCACACGGGATCAAAGTCCTGACCAACCAACCCCTCCGGCAAGTCCTCcaaaaaccagaaatttcggggcgattgatcaaatgggcgatcgAACTCGGGGAATTCGACATACAGTTCGTTCCAAGGCCCGCGGAGAAGGGCCAGGCTGTTGCCGATTTTATCTCCGAGCTTACCCCAGCAACAGTACGGCCGACATCTGAGGCGATTACCGAGACCATCTTGCCGGATCAAACAGACGCCGAACGCCTTGACACATCAACTCCCGTGTGGGGTTTGCACGTCGATGGCTCGGCAAACCAGCAAGGATGCGGAGCGGGCTTAGTGCTGACAACACCGGACGGACTCAAGATCGAGTACGCCCTCCGATTTGACTTTCGGACATCCAACAATGAAGCGGAATACGAAGCCCTCTTGGCCGGCCTTCGGTTAGCCAAGAGCATGAATGCAAAGCAAATCCGAATTCACAGCGACTCCCAGCTTATTGTGAACCAGGTAACGGCAGAATTCGCCGCAAAGGATGCCTCCATGTACGCCTACCTTTCAACCGCCCATCAGCTACTCCAAAGTTTCCAAGCATACGAGATCAAACAGATCCCCAGAGGCGAAAACAGCCATGCCGATGCTTTGGCAAGACTCGCTTCGGCGATAAACGACAAAGTCGGAAGAAAGGTACCAGTGGAGATTCTTGCCCAACCAAGCGTTGTAGCCTCCGAGTTATGTGCCGTACGGTATGAGGATACATGGATGTCTGATATATACTTATACCTGACGAACGGCACCCTACCTGAGGACAAAGCCCAGGCCCGGAAGCTAAGATACCGATCGGCAAGATACACAGTCATCAACGATGTGCTCTACAAACGTGGCTACACCACCCCGTATCTCAAATGTCTTACGGCAGAGCAGGGGGACTACGTCCTTCGGGAAATTCATAACGGTGTATGTGGCGACCATTCCGGGTCCCGATCCCTCGCCTACAAAGTCTTTCGGCAGGGATACTTTTGGCCGACCATGCATCAGGACGCCAATACACTGGTGAAGAAGTGTGACAAATGCCAGCGCTTCGGTAACGTCCCACATATCCCTGCTGAACCTCTCACACCGATT CTGGACAAGGCAAAGAGAGCCTGGCCGGAAAAGCTTCCCGAAGCACTGTGGGCCATTCGgacgtcttaccgaacgtccacTGGAGAAACCCCTTTTTCTCTGGCCTTTGGATCAGAAGCGGTGGTACCCGTGGAAATCGGCGAACCTTCCTACCGAACGGAAGCTTTCGCACCGAAGCAGAACGAGGAGGCCATGTCTCTAAGCCTTGACCTACTCGAGGAGCACCGAGCACAGGCCAACCTTCGGAATGAAGCCTACAAACAGCGTGTGTCTCGGTATTACGACTCTAGAGTCAGACCCCGCTCTTTCCGAATCGGGGgctgggtcatgcgcaaggtatCGCTTGTGACGAAGGATACCACGGAAGGAACCCTCGGACCTTCCTGGGAAGGACCTTATGAAGTCATCGGTATCCTTCGCTCGGGACCCTACCGATTGAGAGGCTCCAACGGCAAGGCCCTCGGCCATCCTTGGAACGTAGAACATCTCAaatactactacaagtga
- the LOC117619784 gene encoding uncharacterized protein LOC117619784: protein MTDARKAAEAKKMNESSRRRLLMGLEKKKRQPATAPVRQALDPEDVTLRERLQQLGAEPVAWPTADAHAPRQSGAEATASRAAGKRPVTVDLEASPASKRSRPSEASRAVFAAEDEDGPTEAVTIACPSKTVQFVNHMILGSQMELPKVDELPKKLLREQAGRAFRLQAAASMEMWLCVKRAISAAERRRRPMTTAGLKSPKRAKLSRTTPIF, encoded by the exons A TGACGGACGCAAGGAAGGCTGCCGAGgccaagaaaatgaatgaGTCCTCCAGAAGGCGCCTCCTAATGGGgctggagaagaagaaaaggcagCCCGCGACAGCTCCGGTTCGGCAGGCACTTGATCCCGAGGACGTGACCCTCAGGGAGCGCCTCCAACAGCTGGGCGCCGAGCCAGTGGCGTGGCCAACTGCCGATGCTCATGCACCGAGGCAGTCAGGTGCCGAAGCCACTGCCTCAAGAGCAGCCGGGAAACGGCCGGTGACGGTGGACTTGGAAGCTTCGCCCGCTTCCAAACGGAGCCGCCCGTCGGAGGCTTCTAGGGCCGTCTTTGCGGCGGAGGACGAGGACGGGCCTACCGAGGCTGTCACCATCGCCTGCCCTTCGAAGACGGTGCAGTTCGTCAACCATATGATCCTCGGATCACAAATGGAACTACCGAAAGTTGACGAACTGCCGAAGAAACTTCTTCGGGAGCAAGCGGGACGCGCCTTCCGACTGCAGGCAGCG GCGTCCATGGAGATGTGGCTCTGCGTCAAGCGAGCCATCTCCGCTGCCGAACGGCGAAGAAGGCCTATGACGACGGCAGGGCTAAAGTCGCCGAAGCGGGCAAAGCTATCCAGGACCACGCCCATCTTTTGA